From a region of the Streptomyces sp. NBC_01454 genome:
- a CDS encoding ABC transporter permease, with translation MTSTAHLGASGHGRTADTPEHPRATGGRGPLGGLVWLVWRQHRLVFGVLLAAAVGGAVWCAVLRGRMAGFIDAHHIAGCSQISLVARCSGTQDAVTAFRGAYGSSLKLAEAGLVLLPALVGLFLGAPLIARELEAGTHKPVLSQSVGPLRWLTAKMALPAAVVLAVGTLLSAAYTWLWQVGGDEVSGAYWYSTLGFNSLGPVPVAYSLLGLAIGTLTGLLLRRTVVAMGVTLTATVLVQAAFIQLRPYLMPLTTTKFGTDEPTQVPDSSWLVGQGYYTTSGERLPELPCRPDQDFTGCLRRHHVAGQYMDHHPVSHHWPLAWTEAGIVLVAAVVLTVLAFRVMRRRHG, from the coding sequence ATGACCAGCACGGCACACCTCGGGGCGAGCGGGCACGGGCGCACCGCGGACACACCGGAGCACCCCCGCGCCACGGGCGGCCGCGGACCGCTGGGCGGCCTCGTCTGGCTGGTGTGGCGCCAGCACCGGCTGGTCTTCGGCGTGCTGCTCGCCGCGGCGGTCGGCGGCGCGGTCTGGTGCGCGGTGCTGCGCGGCCGGATGGCCGGGTTCATCGACGCGCACCACATCGCCGGCTGTTCGCAGATCTCGCTCGTCGCGCGCTGCTCGGGCACCCAGGACGCGGTCACCGCCTTCCGCGGCGCCTACGGCTCGTCGCTGAAACTGGCCGAGGCGGGCCTGGTGCTGCTGCCCGCGCTGGTAGGTCTGTTCCTCGGCGCCCCGCTGATCGCCCGGGAGCTGGAGGCCGGCACCCACAAGCCTGTGCTGTCCCAGTCGGTCGGTCCGCTGCGCTGGCTGACGGCGAAGATGGCGCTGCCGGCCGCGGTCGTGCTCGCCGTCGGCACGCTGCTGTCGGCGGCCTACACCTGGCTCTGGCAGGTCGGCGGCGACGAGGTGTCCGGTGCGTACTGGTATTCCACCCTCGGCTTCAACTCGCTCGGCCCGGTGCCCGTCGCCTACTCCCTGCTGGGCCTGGCGATCGGCACGCTGACCGGTCTGCTGCTGCGCCGCACGGTCGTGGCGATGGGTGTCACGCTGACCGCCACGGTCCTGGTGCAGGCGGCGTTCATACAGCTCAGGCCCTATCTGATGCCGCTCACCACGACCAAGTTCGGGACCGATGAGCCCACCCAGGTGCCGGACAGCTCCTGGCTGGTGGGGCAGGGGTACTACACCACCTCGGGCGAGCGGCTGCCCGAGCTGCCGTGCCGCCCCGACCAGGACTTCACCGGCTGTCTGCGCCGGCACCACGTGGCCGGCCAGTACATGGACCACCACCCGGTGTCGCACCACTGGCCCCTGGCGTGGACCGAGGCCGGGATCGTGCTGGTGGCGGCGGTGGTACTGACCGTGCTCGCCTTCCGGGTGATGCGGCGCCGGCACGGGTGA
- a CDS encoding GNAT family N-acetyltransferase yields MPLPSVPVRPPLPYTPDYPIRTERLDLRPVTHDDLAAIHAYQRLPEVCRYLYWGPLDEAGSRASVAAKTTRTTLRESGDVLQLAVVVRASGVLAGDVTFVWKSREHRQGGIGYVFHPGHAGHGYATEASRALLRLGFEELGLHRIQAELDGRNTASARLLERLGMRREGHLRENEFLDGEWADEVVYAMLAREWRARQQPGPGR; encoded by the coding sequence GTGCCCCTGCCATCCGTGCCCGTGAGGCCACCGCTGCCGTACACGCCCGACTACCCGATACGCACCGAACGCCTGGATCTGCGCCCCGTCACCCACGACGACCTCGCGGCGATCCACGCCTACCAGCGCCTCCCCGAGGTCTGCCGCTACCTCTACTGGGGACCGCTCGACGAGGCCGGTTCCCGGGCCTCCGTCGCCGCCAAGACCACCCGCACCACGCTGCGCGAGTCCGGCGACGTCCTCCAGCTCGCCGTCGTGGTCCGGGCGAGCGGCGTCCTGGCCGGCGATGTCACCTTCGTCTGGAAGAGCCGTGAGCACCGCCAGGGCGGTATCGGCTACGTCTTCCACCCCGGCCACGCCGGCCACGGCTACGCGACCGAGGCGAGCCGGGCGCTGCTGCGGCTCGGCTTCGAGGAGCTGGGGCTGCACCGCATCCAGGCGGAGCTGGACGGGCGCAACACCGCCTCGGCGCGGCTCCTCGAACGGCTGGGGATGCGCCGCGAGGGCCATCTGCGGGAGAACGAGTTCCTCGACGGGGAGTGGGCCGACGAGGTCGTCTACGCGATGCTGGCGCGCGAGTGGCGGGCGCGGCAGCAGCCCGGACCCGGGCGGTGA
- the mshD gene encoding mycothiol synthase yields the protein MTDAAQEMGRVGRRIQVVDEVAPETSAAVVDLIERAARTDGQPAVSEQGRLQLRGGRRPGVRHVLVYVPGDEAEGEELVAYGQLEDTDPVEAPAAELVVHPGHRGRGHGRALGGELLEQSGRRLRVWAHGGHPAARHLAQTLGLTMFRELRQMRRPLTDLELPEPVLPEGVTVRTFQPGTDDAAWLEVNAEAFAHHPEQGSLVQRDLDDRKAAAWFDPKGFFLAEKAGRLVGFHWTKVHVDEGLGEVYVLGVRPGAQGGGLGKALTSVGLRHLAAEGLPTAMLYVDADNAAAVSVYERMGFATHETDLMYRSET from the coding sequence ATGACTGACGCTGCACAGGAGATGGGCCGGGTCGGCCGCAGGATCCAGGTGGTCGACGAGGTCGCGCCGGAGACGTCCGCGGCCGTCGTCGATCTGATCGAGCGGGCCGCACGGACGGACGGACAGCCCGCCGTGTCCGAGCAGGGGCGGCTGCAGCTGCGCGGGGGCCGGCGCCCCGGCGTGCGCCATGTGCTGGTGTACGTACCCGGCGACGAGGCCGAGGGCGAGGAACTGGTCGCCTACGGGCAGCTGGAGGACACCGACCCGGTGGAGGCGCCGGCCGCCGAGCTGGTGGTGCACCCCGGGCACCGCGGCCGCGGGCACGGCCGGGCGCTGGGCGGCGAGCTGCTGGAGCAGTCCGGGCGCCGGCTGCGGGTCTGGGCGCACGGCGGGCATCCGGCCGCCCGGCACCTCGCCCAGACCCTGGGGCTGACGATGTTCCGGGAGCTGCGGCAGATGCGGCGCCCGCTGACGGATCTGGAGCTGCCGGAGCCGGTGCTCCCCGAGGGGGTGACCGTACGGACCTTCCAGCCGGGTACCGATGACGCGGCCTGGCTGGAGGTGAACGCGGAGGCGTTCGCGCACCACCCGGAGCAGGGCTCACTGGTCCAGCGCGACCTGGACGACCGCAAGGCCGCGGCGTGGTTCGACCCCAAGGGGTTCTTCCTGGCGGAGAAGGCGGGGCGGCTGGTCGGCTTCCACTGGACCAAGGTGCACGTCGACGAGGGGCTCGGTGAGGTCTATGTCCTCGGGGTCCGTCCGGGCGCGCAGGGCGGTGGCCTGGGCAAGGCGCTGACCTCGGTCGGGCTGCGTCATCTGGCCGCCGAGGGGCTGCCGACGGCGATGCTCTACGTGGACGCGGACAATGCCGCGGCGGTCAGTGTGTACGAGCGGATGGGGTTCGCCACCCATGAGACGGATCTGATGTACCGCTCGGAGACGTGA
- a CDS encoding bifunctional metallophosphatase/5'-nucleotidase translates to MPARPQRRRTISRLTIGAAVLAAAATVTAAALPAGADTGHGAHAGRTVEVQLLSFNDFHGNLEPPQGSSGTVEELQPDGSKKNITAGGVEYLAQSLRTARKGHPYSVTAAAGDLVGASPLLSGLFHDEPTIEAMNKLGLDVTSVGNHEFDEGRAELTRLQNGGCHPKDGCYEKGKKFRGAGFPYLAANVTDEKSGKPLLKPYTVWKHKGVKIGFIGVTLEGTPNVVSANGVKGLKFHDEVETINKYAKVLNHQGVKAIVALIHEGGLPASTSYNYHCDSPGPGDGISGPITDIAKHVTPKVDALVTGHTHQAYACTIPDPSGRPRTVTSAASYGKLYTDTTLTYDRRTQDIVRTRVKAPGAVNHVVDRTQPKAADMTSLIARWNKLAAPVANRPVGHISADIAGRGAEAPESPLGDVISDAQLEATKAADKGGAQLALMNPGGIRSDLAFKASGPEGDGVVTYGEAFTVQPFTNMMNVVDLTGAQLLTALQQQVSGPNEASPKILQVSRGLTYTLDMKKSGADRLVKDSVKLDGTALAPDRTYRVAMNEFLAGGGDGFPVFKDAKNKYVGPSDLDALTTYLTAHSSASTPLTPPKADRITVVK, encoded by the coding sequence ATGCCAGCGAGACCGCAACGGCGCCGCACCATCAGCAGATTGACGATCGGCGCCGCCGTACTGGCCGCGGCCGCCACGGTCACCGCCGCCGCCCTGCCGGCCGGCGCCGACACCGGCCACGGCGCACACGCCGGCCGCACCGTCGAGGTGCAGCTGCTCTCCTTCAACGACTTCCACGGCAACCTCGAACCGCCGCAGGGCTCCTCCGGCACCGTCGAGGAGCTCCAGCCGGACGGCAGCAAGAAGAACATCACGGCGGGCGGCGTCGAGTACCTCGCCCAGTCGCTGCGCACGGCCCGTAAGGGTCACCCCTACTCCGTCACCGCGGCGGCCGGCGACCTGGTCGGCGCCAGCCCGCTGCTGTCGGGGCTGTTCCACGACGAGCCGACCATCGAGGCGATGAACAAGCTGGGCCTCGACGTCACCTCCGTCGGCAACCACGAATTCGACGAGGGCCGGGCGGAACTGACGCGCCTGCAGAACGGCGGCTGCCACCCCAAGGACGGCTGCTACGAGAAGGGCAAGAAGTTCCGGGGCGCCGGCTTCCCGTACCTCGCCGCCAACGTCACGGACGAGAAGAGCGGAAAGCCGCTGCTCAAGCCGTACACCGTCTGGAAGCACAAGGGCGTCAAAATCGGCTTCATCGGCGTGACGCTGGAGGGCACCCCGAACGTCGTCAGCGCCAACGGCGTCAAGGGCCTGAAGTTCCACGACGAGGTCGAGACGATCAACAAGTACGCCAAGGTCCTCAACCACCAGGGCGTGAAGGCGATCGTCGCCCTCATCCACGAAGGCGGCCTGCCCGCCTCCACCTCGTACAACTACCACTGCGACAGCCCCGGCCCCGGTGACGGCATCTCCGGCCCGATCACCGACATCGCCAAGCACGTCACCCCGAAGGTCGACGCGCTGGTCACCGGCCACACCCACCAGGCCTACGCCTGCACCATCCCGGACCCCTCCGGCCGGCCCCGCACCGTCACCTCCGCGGCGTCCTACGGCAAGCTCTACACCGACACCACGCTGACCTATGACCGCCGCACCCAGGACATCGTGCGCACCCGCGTCAAGGCGCCCGGCGCGGTCAACCACGTCGTCGACCGCACCCAGCCCAAGGCCGCGGACATGACGTCGCTGATCGCCCGCTGGAACAAGCTGGCCGCCCCGGTCGCGAACCGCCCCGTCGGCCACATCTCCGCCGACATCGCGGGCCGCGGCGCCGAGGCCCCCGAGTCACCGCTCGGCGACGTCATCTCCGACGCCCAGCTGGAGGCCACCAAGGCCGCCGACAAGGGCGGCGCCCAGCTCGCCCTGATGAACCCCGGCGGCATCCGCTCCGACCTCGCCTTCAAGGCCTCCGGCCCGGAGGGCGACGGCGTGGTCACCTACGGCGAGGCGTTCACCGTCCAGCCCTTCACCAACATGATGAACGTCGTCGACCTCACCGGCGCCCAGCTCCTGACCGCACTCCAGCAGCAGGTCAGCGGCCCCAACGAGGCCTCCCCGAAGATCCTCCAGGTCTCCAGGGGCCTGACCTACACCCTGGACATGAAGAAGTCCGGCGCGGACCGCCTCGTCAAGGACTCGGTGAAGCTGGACGGCACCGCCCTCGCCCCGGACAGGACCTACCGCGTCGCGATGAACGAGTTCCTGGCCGGCGGCGGCGACGGCTTCCCCGTCTTCAAGGACGCCAAGAACAAGTACGTCGGCCCCTCCGACCTGGACGCCCTCACCACCTACCTGACCGCACACTCCTCGGCATCCACCCCCCTGACCCCGCCGAAGGCGGACCGGATCACGGTGGTGAAGTAG